In the genome of Methylotenera mobilis JLW8, the window TGGTTGGCAACTGAAAGTACTTAGCAGAATCTGCCAATGCCAATACATTGTTCTTAAAGCGATCTGGCTCAATATCGCGTACTAAAGATAACAGGCCTGCTTGGTGATCTACTAGTAATACTACTGCGTTGTCGCGGTCTAGACGTACGTATGGTTTGTTCATGGTGTTTCTCCTAAAGAATTGAATTAAAGTTTTATATTGTTTTTATGCCGCTACTGCAAAGCGACCATTGTTGTAGTCATCAACAGCCTGATTGATTTCTTCCCGGCTATTCATCACAAAAGGGCCATGGCCAACCACTGGTTCATTCAGCGGTGCCCCGTTTAATAACAGTAAAACTGAGTCTTGCTGTGCTTCTAACACCAGTTCGGTTCCCTCGCGCTGCATCACTGCCAGCTCAGATGGTTGGATAACGTGTACATCTCCGGTCTTTACTGCACCATGCAGCACAAAGATGGCAGTGGTATGACCTTCGGGTAAATTGAATGCCGCTGTACTGCCTGCATTTAGCCTGACATCCCACACATTCATGCTGCTGAAGGTATGCGCAGGGCCTTTTTTTCCTAAAAACTCACCAGCAATCACGCGCACTTTTCCTGCATTAGCTGTTAGTGCAACTTCTGGTATCTGTGCGCTGGTAATGCCTTGATAGCCAGGCGCTGCCATTTTGTGTTTAGCTGGCAAGTTGACCCAAAGTTGTATCATCTCAAACGGGCCGCCGGTACGGGCGTAATCGTCACCGTGGTACTCCTCATGGATAATGCCGGAGCCGGCTGTCATCCACTGCACATCACCTGCGCCTATGGTGCCGCCAGAATTAGTAGAGTCATGGTGTGACACTTGGCCGTCATAGACGATGGTTACTGTTTCAAAACCACGGTGCGGGTGTTTGCCTACGCCGCGGCGTTGCTCTGTTGGCTCAAATTTGGTCGGTGCTGCATAGTCCATCAACAGGAACGGTGACATTTCTTCATGAATATCGCGATAAGAAAAAATGCTTTGCACCGGGAAGCCATCACCTACCCAGTGATTGCCGTTGCTGCGTTTAATAAAAGCTAGTTTTTTCATGATGTTTTTCCTCGATTTCTGTACTTCAATTTTTACTTCATTTTTTACTTGGTTACGATGGTTCCCACTATAAAGATATGACAAATCACAGACTAGATGGTTAAATGTTAAATTACTTTTCATTTAAATGAATAATTATGGATTTCAACGAATCAGCAGTGTTTGTCAAAGTGGTACAGGCCGGTAGTTTTAGTGAAGCAGCTAGGCAAATTGGTTTGCCTACCTCCACCGTAAGTACCAGAATCTCTCGGCTGGAAAAGCGCTTAGGGATCACGCTGCTACAGCGCACCACGAGAAGGCTGAGCCTGACTGAAGCTGGCGCTGTGTACTATCAGCATGCGGCGCAGGGGCTTAGCTATTTGCTAGAGGCCGAAGCCGCCATAGACGAGGCGCGTCAGCAACCACAAGGTAAATTGAAGGTGACCGCACCGGCCGACCTTGGCGACAGCTTGCTAGCCAACCTAATACAGCGTGCACAGCGAGATTTCCCTGAGTTGGAGATGGAACTACTATTAACCGACCGCTATATCGATTTGGTGGCAGATGGAGTGGATGTTGCGATTCGTACCGGTGATTTACGCGACTCCAGCCTGATAGCAAAATCGCTAGGCATCATCCATTGGGAATTGTTTGCCAGCAAAGATTATTTAAAGAGCGCCGCACCATTAGAGGTGCCACAGGACATACACGCACATCATTGCTTACAATTTACCCCGATGGGGCGCGATGCTTGGACGTTAAGCAACGAGTACAGCCACATTACCATTCCATTACCAGCACGCACCATGGCTAATAGCATCGGTGTTGTGAAATCAATGGCAGAAAATGGGCAGGGTATCGCGCTATTGCCCGCTTTTGTCTGCAAGCAGGGCTTAATTAGCGGTGATTTGTTAAGAGTCCTGCCAGACTGGCAAGGCAGGGCAGACCCTGTACATTTGGTGTACCCCAAGCAGCGTTTTATGCCACCCAAACTGCGTGCATTTTTAGATCTGGCACAAGATGAGCTGAGGCCGCAGTTTAGTTGCTAGTTAGCCCCCCCCCGGCTGACAGCATATCGCACGCCAGCGCACCGACATCACGTACCGCCTGTTCGATGGCTAGTGTCCACAAGTGGCTGAAATTGAGACGAATATAATGAGTGAGCTCTTTTTTGCGGGAGAAAATGGTGCCGGGGGCGACGGTAATGCCACTGTTGATCGCGGCGCGGTAAAGTTCTAGCGCATCAAGTGCTGGTGGTAGCTTTACCCAGATCACATAGCCACCTTTAGGGACAGAAAGCTGTGTACCAGCAGGAAAACTTTGCTCAATCACATTGCGCATCAGTACATAATTGGAGCGCAGGGTATGCCGTAATTGCTTGAGATGCTGCTCGAAGCTATCGCGTTGCAAGAACTTGGCTATCGCAATCTGCGGGGCTGATGGCAGTGACAGACTATTGAGAAACATGAGCCGCTCTACCTCCTGGCGGTAGCGTCCGGCATGGGTCCAACCCACACGGTAGCCGGGAGCCAGTGATTTGGAAAACGAGGAGCAATGCAGCACGATGCCTGCATCATCAAAAGCCTTAGCTGGCTTAGGTGGTATGTCACCAAAGTACAATTCGCTGTAAACATCATCCTCAATCAGAGGAATCTGCTGTTCTGCCAGCAATGTCACTAGTGCTTGTTTTTTAGCCTCCGGCATCACGAAGCCCAGCGGATTTTGGAAGTTACAAGTCAGAATAACGGCAGCGATGCGCACGTTATCGGTCATGGCGCGCAATGCATCCAAATCAATGCCAGACTCCGGGTCAGTACGTATTTCAGCCACTTTCATGCCTAGGCGCTCAACAGTATGCGCCAATGCATAATATCCTGGGGACTCCAGCGCGATGGTGTCACCCGCCTTGGCTACCGCTTGCAGGCACAGCGTGATTGCTTCGGTAGCGCCATGGGTGATGACGATATCATCTGGCGAGACATCCATGCCACTCACCAAATAACGTCGCGCAATCTGTTGCCTTAGCATTTCATTGCCGGGCGGCAAATCGCTCAATACGCCCCAATCACCCTGATCATCGGTCAGGGCTTTTTCATATTGATGGATTCTCTTCAGCGGAAATAGCTGCGGATCTGGAAACGGTGAGCCCAGCGGCACCGTGCCAAACTCACGGATTGATTTAAGCGTAGTAAGTACCAACTTGCCCGCATCAATCTCAGCAAGGTTAATATCTTTGGCCAGCGGAGAAGCGTGGCGTTGCTGCAAGCGTTTGCGGGGGGTGACGAAATAGCCGGATTGTGGGTGGCTGCTGATAATGCCATCTTGCTCCAGCAGCAAATATGCGCGCAATACGGTGCTAATACTGAGCTCATATTTCTGGCTGGCTTGCCGTACCGAAAAAATCTTATCCCCCGGCTTTAAGACGCCTTCATCGATCATTGCGCGAATGCGGGCGGCAAACGAGACATAAAGCTTCATAAATGGCCAAGCAGGGATGGAATTCTGAAGTTTTTGATTATACTCCAGCCGTGTGTTGTTGTATCGCGACTGGCAACTTAAGCCGCTTGCAACACCATTGAGACCTCTTCGCCACCAGCCGTTAAGGCAGCAACCAAGCGCTCTTTTTGGGTAAACACTTCCACCAGTGCTTGTTCGCTTAAGGCTGTCATCAGCCGTTGCAGCGTGCTCATGCGGATATCTAGGCGCTTGCAGATAACCGCTAGCGACACATAGCTCCTACCCTGTTCATGCTCTGCATGCAGCAACTCCAGTATCCCCAGCATCAGCACGG includes:
- a CDS encoding pirin family protein, whose translation is MKKLAFIKRSNGNHWVGDGFPVQSIFSYRDIHEEMSPFLLMDYAAPTKFEPTEQRRGVGKHPHRGFETVTIVYDGQVSHHDSTNSGGTIGAGDVQWMTAGSGIIHEEYHGDDYARTGGPFEMIQLWVNLPAKHKMAAPGYQGITSAQIPEVALTANAGKVRVIAGEFLGKKGPAHTFSSMNVWDVRLNAGSTAAFNLPEGHTTAIFVLHGAVKTGDVHVIQPSELAVMQREGTELVLEAQQDSVLLLLNGAPLNEPVVGHGPFVMNSREEINQAVDDYNNGRFAVAA
- a CDS encoding LysR family transcriptional regulator, which gives rise to MDFNESAVFVKVVQAGSFSEAARQIGLPTSTVSTRISRLEKRLGITLLQRTTRRLSLTEAGAVYYQHAAQGLSYLLEAEAAIDEARQQPQGKLKVTAPADLGDSLLANLIQRAQRDFPELEMELLLTDRYIDLVADGVDVAIRTGDLRDSSLIAKSLGIIHWELFASKDYLKSAAPLEVPQDIHAHHCLQFTPMGRDAWTLSNEYSHITIPLPARTMANSIGVVKSMAENGQGIALLPAFVCKQGLISGDLLRVLPDWQGRADPVHLVYPKQRFMPPKLRAFLDLAQDELRPQFSC
- a CDS encoding PLP-dependent aminotransferase family protein; translation: MKLYVSFAARIRAMIDEGVLKPGDKIFSVRQASQKYELSISTVLRAYLLLEQDGIISSHPQSGYFVTPRKRLQQRHASPLAKDINLAEIDAGKLVLTTLKSIREFGTVPLGSPFPDPQLFPLKRIHQYEKALTDDQGDWGVLSDLPPGNEMLRQQIARRYLVSGMDVSPDDIVITHGATEAITLCLQAVAKAGDTIALESPGYYALAHTVERLGMKVAEIRTDPESGIDLDALRAMTDNVRIAAVILTCNFQNPLGFVMPEAKKQALVTLLAEQQIPLIEDDVYSELYFGDIPPKPAKAFDDAGIVLHCSSFSKSLAPGYRVGWTHAGRYRQEVERLMFLNSLSLPSAPQIAIAKFLQRDSFEQHLKQLRHTLRSNYVLMRNVIEQSFPAGTQLSVPKGGYVIWVKLPPALDALELYRAAINSGITVAPGTIFSRKKELTHYIRLNFSHLWTLAIEQAVRDVGALACDMLSAGGGLTSN